One genomic segment of Streptomyces sp. NBC_00239 includes these proteins:
- a CDS encoding cytochrome ubiquinol oxidase subunit I: MLSTVIHAADVPSQLLPARELMAFTLGSHILLVPFGVALPFITLLMHHRGLRRNDPIALKLARRWSAVMAVQFAIGVVTGTVLSFELGLLWPGMMGRWGDVFGLGFGVEAWAFFLEAVLIAVYLYGWRRLKPWTHFWLGAPLPLAALMGAFGIIAANSWMNTPQGFKLDGQGNPVDIQVRQAIFTPMFGPEYWHFVVAMFMTAGYVVSGVYAVGWLRGRRDRYHRLGFTLPFTVAATLTPVQFMVGDATARAVFHKQPIKFAATELVWETDTHVPEYLFGRLNEDGTVSGGIKIPQLDSILAGFTPSTQVTGLTSVPASDRPTAIQATIAHWAFDIMVTIGSLLILLALWYAWSWLRHRDLPHSRWFFRCAAVAGAACLLTVECGWITTEVGRQPWIVYKQMRVSAAVTDTGAGALWAMLGLVIVVYALVFGAFITVVLKMRTRWRIADEAATAVDGPPAPEADTPYGPRTDRGTVAGSDRTSGGAS; this comes from the coding sequence ATGCTCAGCACCGTGATCCACGCGGCGGATGTGCCGTCCCAGCTGTTGCCCGCCCGAGAGTTGATGGCCTTCACCCTCGGTTCGCACATCCTGCTGGTCCCCTTCGGAGTGGCACTGCCTTTCATCACGCTGTTGATGCATCACCGCGGGCTGCGCCGCAACGACCCCATCGCGCTCAAACTGGCCCGGCGCTGGTCCGCCGTGATGGCCGTCCAGTTCGCCATCGGAGTCGTCACCGGCACGGTCCTCTCCTTCGAGCTCGGTCTCCTGTGGCCCGGCATGATGGGTCGATGGGGTGACGTCTTCGGCCTCGGGTTCGGGGTCGAGGCGTGGGCGTTCTTCCTCGAAGCCGTTCTCATCGCCGTCTACCTCTACGGATGGCGCCGTCTCAAGCCGTGGACCCACTTCTGGCTCGGGGCACCACTGCCGCTCGCGGCCCTGATGGGAGCCTTCGGCATCATCGCGGCCAACTCCTGGATGAACACTCCTCAGGGATTCAAACTCGACGGCCAGGGCAACCCCGTCGACATCCAGGTTCGGCAGGCGATCTTCACCCCCATGTTCGGCCCGGAGTACTGGCACTTCGTAGTGGCGATGTTCATGACCGCCGGATACGTGGTCTCCGGTGTGTACGCCGTGGGCTGGCTGCGCGGGCGGCGCGACCGGTACCACCGCCTCGGCTTCACGCTGCCGTTCACGGTGGCCGCCACCCTCACCCCGGTCCAGTTCATGGTCGGCGACGCCACCGCCCGCGCGGTCTTCCACAAGCAACCGATCAAGTTCGCCGCCACGGAACTCGTCTGGGAGACCGACACCCACGTCCCCGAGTACCTGTTCGGACGATTGAACGAGGACGGGACGGTATCCGGCGGAATCAAGATTCCTCAGTTGGACTCGATCCTCGCCGGCTTCACACCGAGTACGCAGGTGACCGGGCTGACGTCGGTGCCGGCGTCCGACCGGCCCACCGCCATCCAGGCCACCATCGCCCACTGGGCCTTCGACATCATGGTCACCATCGGCAGCCTGCTGATCCTACTGGCGCTCTGGTACGCCTGGAGCTGGCTGCGCCACCGGGACCTTCCGCACAGCCGATGGTTCTTCCGCTGCGCGGCCGTCGCCGGAGCCGCGTGCCTTCTCACCGTGGAGTGCGGCTGGATCACCACGGAGGTCGGACGTCAGCCCTGGATCGTGTACAAGCAGATGAGGGTCTCGGCGGCGGTGACCGACACCGGTGCAGGAGCGCTGTGGGCGATGCTCGGCCTCGTCATCGTCGTGTACGCGCTGGTGTTCGGCGCGTTCATCACGGTCGTCCTGAAAATGCGCACCCGCTGGCGCATCGCAGACGAGGCTGCGACCGCCGTGGACGGCCCACCGGCCCCGGAGGCTGACACACCGTACGGCCCCAGAACCGACCGCGGGACCGTCGCGGGCTCCGACCGAACCTCGGGTGGTGCGTCCTGA